One window from the genome of Enterobacteriaceae bacterium Kacie_13 encodes:
- the rplO gene encoding 50S ribosomal protein L15, with protein sequence MRLNTLSPADGAKQAPKRVGRGIGSGLGKTAGRGHKGQNSRSGGGVRRGFEGGQMPLYRRLPKFGFTSRKAMITAEVRLSELALVEGDVIDLNALKAANVVGIQIEFAKVILSGEVGRAVTLRGLRVTKGARVAIEAAGGKIEE encoded by the coding sequence ATGCGTTTAAATACTCTGTCTCCGGCTGATGGTGCCAAACAAGCGCCTAAGCGTGTAGGTCGTGGTATTGGTTCTGGCCTGGGTAAAACCGCTGGTCGTGGTCACAAAGGTCAGAACTCACGTTCTGGCGGTGGCGTACGTCGTGGTTTTGAAGGTGGTCAGATGCCTTTATATCGTCGTTTGCCGAAATTCGGCTTCACCTCCCGCAAAGCTATGATCACGGCAGAAGTACGTCTGTCTGAACTAGCTCTGGTGGAAGGCGACGTGATCGACCTGAACGCGCTGAAAGCCGCTAACGTAGTTGGTATCCAGATCGAATTCGCGAAAGTAATCCTTTCAGGCGAAGTTGGTCGTGCGGTAACTCTGCGTGGTTTGCGTGTCACCAAAGGCGCTCGTGTTGCTATCGAAGCTGCTGGCGGTAAAATTGAGGAATAA
- the rplR gene encoding 50S ribosomal protein L18, producing MDKKSARIRRATRARRKLKELGATRLVVHRTPRHIYAQVIAPNGSEVLVAASTVEKTITEQLKYTGNKDAATAVGKAIAERALEKGITKVSFDRSGFQYHGRVQALADAAREAGLQF from the coding sequence ATGGATAAGAAATCTGCTCGTATCCGTCGTGCGACCCGCGCACGCCGCAAGCTCAAGGAATTGGGTGCGACTCGCCTGGTGGTACATCGTACCCCGCGTCATATTTACGCACAGGTTATCGCACCAAACGGTTCCGAAGTATTAGTTGCTGCATCTACTGTAGAAAAAACTATTACTGAGCAACTGAAGTATACCGGCAACAAAGATGCTGCCACTGCTGTAGGTAAAGCTATCGCAGAACGCGCATTGGAAAAAGGGATCACGAAAGTATCCTTTGACCGTTCCGGTTTCCAATATCATGGTCGAGTCCAGGCACTGGCAGATGCTGCCCGTGAAGCTGGCCTTCAGTTCTAA
- the rplX gene encoding 50S ribosomal protein L24, translating into MAAKIRRDDEVILLTGKDKGKRGKVKNVLTSGKVIVEGINLVKKHQKPVPALNQPGGIVEKEAAIPVSNVALFNTATGKADRVGFRFEDGKKVRFFKSNSVTIK; encoded by the coding sequence ATGGCAGCGAAAATCCGTCGTGATGACGAAGTTATCCTGCTTACCGGTAAAGATAAAGGTAAGCGCGGTAAAGTAAAAAATGTCCTGACTTCTGGTAAGGTCATTGTTGAAGGCATCAACCTGGTTAAAAAACATCAGAAGCCTGTACCGGCCCTGAACCAACCAGGCGGCATCGTTGAAAAAGAAGCTGCAATTCCGGTTTCTAACGTTGCTCTCTTCAACACGGCTACTGGCAAGGCGGACCGTGTAGGCTTTAGATTCGAAGACGGCAAAAAAGTACGTTTCTTCAAGTCTAACAGCGTAACTATCAAGTAA
- the rpsD gene encoding 30S ribosomal protein S4, whose amino-acid sequence MARYLGPKLKLSRREGTDLFLKSGVRAIDTKCKIEQAPGQHGARKPRLSDYGVQLREKQKVRRIFGVLERQFRNYYKEAARLKGNTGENLLQLLEGRLDNVVYRMGFGATRAESRQLVSHKAIMVNGRVVNIASYQVSPNDVVSIREKAKKQSRVKAALELAEQREKPTWLEVDAAKMEGVFKRMPERTDLSSDINEHLIVELYSK is encoded by the coding sequence ATGGCAAGATATTTGGGTCCTAAGCTCAAGCTTAGCCGTCGTGAGGGCACAGATTTATTCCTTAAATCTGGCGTTCGCGCGATCGATACCAAGTGTAAAATTGAACAAGCTCCTGGTCAGCATGGTGCGCGTAAACCGCGTCTGTCTGATTACGGTGTACAGTTACGTGAAAAGCAAAAAGTTCGCCGTATCTTCGGCGTTCTCGAGCGTCAGTTCCGTAACTATTATAAAGAAGCAGCACGCCTGAAAGGCAACACCGGTGAAAACCTGTTGCAACTCCTGGAAGGTCGTTTGGACAACGTTGTTTATCGTATGGGCTTCGGCGCTACTCGTGCGGAATCGCGCCAGTTAGTTAGCCACAAAGCTATCATGGTAAACGGTCGCGTTGTTAACATCGCTTCTTATCAGGTATCTCCGAATGACGTTGTCAGCATCCGAGAGAAAGCTAAAAAGCAATCTCGCGTGAAGGCCGCTTTGGAGTTGGCTGAACAGCGTGAAAAGCCGACTTGGCTTGAAGTTGATGCTGCTAAGATGGAAGGTGTGTTCAAGCGTATGCCTGAACGTACTGATCTGTCTTCCGACATTAACGAACACCTGATCGTCGAGCTTTACTCTAAGTAA
- the rplN gene encoding 50S ribosomal protein L14, with amino-acid sequence MIQEQTMLTVADNSGARRVMCIKVLGGSHRRYAGVGDIIKITIKEAIPRGKVKKGDVLKAVVVRTKKGVRRPDGSVIRFDGNACVILNNNSEQPIGTRIFGPVTRELRNEKFMKIISLAPEVL; translated from the coding sequence ATGATCCAAGAACAGACTATGCTGACCGTGGCCGACAACTCCGGTGCACGTCGCGTAATGTGTATCAAGGTTCTAGGTGGCTCGCACCGTCGCTACGCAGGCGTCGGCGACATCATCAAAATTACCATCAAGGAAGCAATTCCTCGCGGTAAGGTGAAGAAAGGCGATGTGCTGAAGGCGGTAGTGGTGCGCACCAAGAAGGGTGTTCGTCGCCCGGACGGTTCTGTCATTCGCTTCGATGGTAATGCTTGCGTTATTTTAAACAATAACAGCGAACAGCCAATCGGCACGCGTATTTTTGGGCCGGTAACTCGTGAACTGCGTAATGAGAAGTTCATGAAAATTATCTCTCTGGCACCAGAAGTACTCTAA
- the rplP gene encoding 50S ribosomal protein L16 translates to MLQPKRTKFRKVHKGRNRGLAQGTDVSFGTYGLKAVGRGRLTARQIEAARRAMTRAVKRQGKIWIRVFPDKPITEKPLEVRMGKGKGNVEYWVALIQPGKVLYEMDGVPEELAREAFQLAAAKLPIKTTFVTKTVM, encoded by the coding sequence ATGTTACAACCAAAGCGTACAAAATTCCGTAAGGTGCACAAGGGCCGCAACCGTGGTCTTGCGCAAGGTACGGATGTGAGCTTCGGCACTTACGGTCTGAAAGCTGTTGGCCGTGGTCGTCTGACTGCTCGTCAAATTGAAGCAGCACGTCGTGCGATGACCCGTGCAGTTAAGCGTCAAGGTAAGATCTGGATCCGAGTATTCCCGGACAAACCGATCACCGAGAAACCGCTCGAAGTTCGTATGGGTAAAGGTAAAGGCAACGTAGAGTATTGGGTTGCTTTGATTCAGCCTGGTAAAGTCCTGTATGAAATGGACGGTGTGCCTGAAGAGCTGGCTCGTGAAGCCTTCCAGCTGGCAGCAGCCAAACTGCCTATCAAAACCACCTTTGTAACTAAGACGGTGATGTAA
- the rpmC gene encoding 50S ribosomal protein L29, which yields MKAQELREKSVEELNTELLNLLREQFNLRMQTASGQLQQTHLLKQVRRDVARVKTLLTEKAGA from the coding sequence ATGAAAGCACAAGAGCTGCGCGAAAAAAGCGTGGAAGAGCTGAACACTGAGTTGCTGAACCTTTTGCGTGAGCAGTTTAACCTGCGCATGCAAACGGCAAGCGGCCAGTTGCAGCAAACACACCTGTTGAAACAAGTGCGTCGTGATGTTGCACGTGTGAAAACTTTACTGACTGAAAAGGCGGGTGCGTAA
- the rpmD gene encoding 50S ribosomal protein L30: MAKTIKVTQTRSSIGRLPKHKATLLGLGLRRIGHTVEREDTPAVRGMINLVSYMVKVEE; this comes from the coding sequence ATGGCAAAGACTATTAAAGTTACACAAACTCGCAGTTCCATTGGCCGTCTGCCGAAGCATAAAGCTACTCTGCTGGGCCTGGGTCTGCGTCGTATTGGTCACACCGTTGAGCGCGAGGATACTCCTGCTGTACGCGGTATGATCAACCTGGTTTCCTACATGGTTAAGGTTGAGGAGTAA
- the rpsM gene encoding 30S ribosomal protein S13, producing the protein MARIAGINIPDQKHTVIALTSIYGIGKTRSQSICAASGIAENVKISELSEEQIEKLRDEVAKFIVEGDLRREVTLSIKRLMDLGTYRGLRHRRGLPVRGQRTKTNARTRKGPRKPIKK; encoded by the coding sequence GTGGCCCGTATAGCAGGCATTAACATTCCTGATCAGAAACATACCGTGATCGCATTAACTTCGATCTACGGCATCGGCAAAACCCGCTCACAGTCTATCTGTGCTGCATCCGGTATTGCTGAAAATGTTAAGATCAGTGAGCTGTCTGAAGAGCAAATCGAAAAACTGCGTGACGAAGTTGCCAAGTTCATTGTTGAAGGTGATCTGCGTCGTGAAGTCACCCTGAGCATCAAGCGTCTTATGGACCTTGGAACTTATCGTGGTTTGCGTCATCGTCGTGGTCTTCCAGTACGCGGTCAGCGTACCAAGACTAACGCACGTACCCGTAAGGGTCCGCGTAAACCGATCAAGAAATAA
- the rpsC gene encoding 30S ribosomal protein S3, translated as MGQKVHPNGIRLGIVKPWNSTWYANTKDFADNLDSDFKVRQFLTKELAKASVSRIVIERPAKSIRVTIHTARPGIVIGKKGEDVEKLRKVVADIAGVPAQINIAEIRKPELDAKLVADSITSQLERRVMFRRAMKRAVQNAMRLGAKGIKVEVSGRLGGAEIARTEWYREGRVPLHTLRADIDYNTSEAHTTYGVIGVKVWIFKGEILGGMAAVEQPEPAAQPKKQQRKGRK; from the coding sequence ATGGGTCAGAAAGTACATCCTAATGGTATTCGCCTAGGTATTGTCAAACCTTGGAATTCTACTTGGTATGCAAATACCAAAGATTTCGCTGACAACCTGGACAGCGACTTTAAAGTTCGCCAGTTCCTGACTAAGGAATTAGCGAAAGCTTCCGTTTCTCGCATCGTTATCGAGCGTCCAGCGAAGAGCATCCGTGTGACTATTCACACTGCTCGCCCTGGCATCGTTATCGGCAAGAAAGGTGAAGATGTCGAAAAACTGCGTAAGGTCGTAGCGGATATCGCTGGCGTTCCTGCACAGATTAACATCGCCGAGATCCGTAAACCGGAACTGGACGCTAAATTGGTTGCTGACAGCATCACTTCACAGCTGGAACGTCGCGTTATGTTCCGTCGTGCTATGAAGCGTGCTGTACAGAACGCAATGCGTCTTGGCGCTAAAGGTATCAAAGTTGAAGTAAGCGGCCGCCTTGGCGGTGCTGAAATCGCGCGTACCGAATGGTACCGTGAAGGTCGTGTTCCGTTGCATACACTGCGTGCGGATATCGATTACAACACATCTGAAGCGCACACCACTTACGGTGTAATCGGCGTTAAGGTATGGATCTTCAAAGGTGAGATCCTGGGTGGTATGGCTGCAGTTGAACAACCGGAACCGGCTGCTCAACCTAAAAAGCAGCAGCGTAAAGGCCGCAAGTAA
- the rpsE gene encoding 30S ribosomal protein S5 produces the protein MAHIEKQAGELQEKLIAVNRVSKTVKGGRIFSFTALTVVGDGNGRVGFGYGKAREVPAAIQKAMEKARRNMMNVALNSGTLQHPVKGAHTGSRVFMQPASEGTGIIAGGAMRAVLEVAGVHNVLAKAYGSTNPINVVRATIDALANMKSPQMVAAKRGKSVEEILG, from the coding sequence ATGGCTCACATCGAAAAACAAGCTGGCGAACTGCAGGAAAAGCTGATCGCGGTAAACCGCGTATCTAAAACCGTAAAAGGTGGCCGTATCTTCAGCTTTACCGCACTGACAGTAGTTGGTGATGGTAACGGTCGCGTTGGTTTTGGCTACGGCAAAGCACGCGAAGTTCCGGCAGCGATCCAGAAAGCGATGGAAAAAGCCCGTCGCAACATGATGAATGTCGCGCTGAACAGCGGCACCCTGCAGCATCCTGTTAAAGGTGCTCATACGGGTTCCCGTGTGTTCATGCAGCCGGCTTCCGAAGGTACCGGTATTATCGCCGGTGGTGCAATGCGCGCCGTCCTGGAAGTTGCAGGGGTTCATAACGTATTGGCTAAGGCTTATGGTTCTACAAACCCGATCAACGTGGTTCGTGCAACTATTGATGCTCTGGCAAATATGAAATCCCCACAAATGGTCGCTGCCAAGCGTGGTAAATCCGTTGAAGAAATTCTGGGGTAA
- the rpsN gene encoding 30S ribosomal protein S14, whose protein sequence is MAKQSMKAREVVRVKLADKYRAKREELKAIISGVNSSDEDRWDAVLKLQSLPRDSSPSRQRNRCRQTGRPHAFLRKFGLSRIKVREAAMRGEIPGLKKASW, encoded by the coding sequence ATGGCTAAGCAATCCATGAAAGCACGCGAAGTCGTTCGCGTAAAACTGGCTGATAAATACCGCGCTAAACGCGAGGAATTGAAGGCTATTATCTCTGGTGTGAACTCATCCGACGAAGATCGTTGGGATGCAGTTCTTAAGCTGCAGTCTCTGCCGCGTGATTCCAGCCCGTCTCGTCAGCGTAACCGCTGCCGTCAAACTGGTCGTCCGCATGCTTTCCTGCGGAAGTTCGGGTTGAGCCGTATTAAGGTCCGTGAAGCCGCTATGCGCGGTGAAATTCCGGGTCTTAAAAAGGCTAGCTGGTAA
- the rpsK gene encoding 30S ribosomal protein S11, with amino-acid sequence MAKAPVRTRKRVRKQVSDGVAHIHASFNNTIVTITDRQGNALGWATAGGSGFRGSRKSTPFAAQVAAERCADAVKEYGIKNLEVMVKGPGPGRESTIRALNAAGFRITNITDVTPIPHNGCRPPKKRRV; translated from the coding sequence ATGGCAAAGGCACCTGTTCGTACACGTAAACGTGTAAGAAAACAAGTCTCTGACGGCGTGGCTCATATCCATGCTTCTTTCAACAACACCATTGTTACCATTACCGATCGTCAGGGTAATGCTTTGGGTTGGGCAACAGCTGGTGGTTCCGGTTTCCGTGGTTCTCGTAAATCCACTCCGTTCGCAGCTCAGGTTGCAGCAGAGCGCTGCGCAGATGCAGTGAAAGAATACGGTATCAAGAATCTGGAAGTTATGGTTAAAGGACCTGGTCCTGGTCGTGAGTCTACTATCCGCGCGTTAAACGCGGCTGGTTTCCGCATCACTAATATTACTGATGTGACTCCTATCCCTCATAACGGTTGTCGTCCGCCGAAAAAGCGTCGCGTATAA
- the rpmJ gene encoding 50S ribosomal protein L36: protein MKVRASVKKLCRNCKIVKRNGIVRVICSAEPKHKQRQG, encoded by the coding sequence ATGAAAGTTCGTGCTTCCGTCAAGAAATTATGTCGTAACTGCAAAATTGTTAAGCGTAACGGTATCGTTCGCGTAATCTGCAGCGCAGAACCGAAGCATAAACAGCGTCAAGGCTGA
- the rpoA gene encoding DNA-directed RNA polymerase subunit alpha gives MQGSVTEFLKPRLVDIEQVSSTHAKVTLEPLERGFGHTLGNALRRILLSSMPGCAVTEVEIDGVLHEYSTKEGVQEDILEILLNLKGLAVRVQGKDEVILTLNKSGIGPVTAADITHDGDVEIVKPQHVICHLTDENAAISMRIKVQRGRGYVPASARIHSEEDERPIGRLLVDACYSPVERIAYNVEAARVEQRTDLDKLVIEMETNGTIDPEEAIRRAATILAEQLEAFVDLRDVRQPEVKEEKPEFDPILLRPVDDLELTVRSANCLKAEAIHYIGDLVQRTEVELLKTPNLGKKSLTEIKDVLASRGLSLGMRLENWPPASIADE, from the coding sequence ATGCAGGGTTCTGTGACAGAGTTTCTAAAACCGCGCCTGGTAGATATCGAGCAAGTCAGTTCGACGCACGCCAAGGTGACCCTTGAGCCTTTAGAACGTGGCTTTGGCCATACTTTAGGCAACGCACTGCGCCGTATTCTGCTTTCATCCATGCCGGGTTGCGCGGTGACCGAGGTTGAGATTGATGGTGTACTGCATGAGTACAGCACCAAAGAAGGCGTACAGGAAGATATCCTGGAAATCCTGCTCAACCTGAAAGGGCTGGCGGTGAGAGTTCAAGGGAAAGATGAAGTTATTCTTACCCTGAATAAGTCTGGCATTGGCCCTGTGACTGCAGCCGACATTACCCATGATGGTGATGTCGAAATCGTCAAGCCGCAACATGTCATTTGCCACCTGACCGATGAGAACGCAGCTATTAGCATGCGCATCAAAGTTCAGCGTGGTCGTGGTTATGTACCGGCGTCTGCCCGAATTCATTCGGAAGAAGATGAGCGCCCAATTGGTCGTCTGTTAGTAGATGCATGCTACAGCCCTGTAGAGCGAATTGCCTACAATGTTGAAGCAGCGCGTGTAGAACAGCGTACCGATTTGGACAAGCTGGTTATCGAAATGGAAACCAATGGCACGATCGATCCTGAAGAGGCGATCCGTCGAGCGGCAACCATTCTTGCTGAACAACTTGAAGCTTTCGTTGATTTACGTGATGTACGTCAACCGGAAGTCAAAGAAGAGAAGCCGGAATTCGATCCAATCCTGCTGCGCCCTGTTGACGATCTGGAATTGACTGTCCGCTCTGCTAACTGCCTTAAGGCAGAAGCAATCCACTACATCGGTGATCTGGTACAGCGTACCGAGGTTGAGTTACTTAAAACACCTAACCTGGGTAAAAAATCTCTTACTGAGATCAAAGACGTACTTGCGTCCCGTGGTTTGTCACTAGGCATGCGCCTGGAAAACTGGCCACCAGCAAGTATTGCTGACGAGTAA
- the secY gene encoding preprotein translocase subunit SecY, translating into MAKQPGLDFQSAKGGLGELKRRLLFVIGALIVFRIGSFIPIPGIDATVLAKLLEQQRGTIIEMFNMFSGGALSRASIFALGIMPYISASIIIQLLTVVHPALAEIKKEGEAGRRKISQYTRYGTLVLAVFQSIGIATGLPNMPGMQGLVLNPGFAFYFTAVVSLVTGTMFLMWLGEQITERGIGNGISIIIFAGIVAGLPPAVAHTIEQARQGDLHFLLLLLVAVLVFAVTFFVVFVERGQRRIVVNYAKRQQGRRVYAAQSTHLPLKVNMAGVIPAIFASSIILFPATIASWFGGGTGWNWLTTISLYLQPGQPLYVLLYATAIIFFCFFYTALVFNPRETADNLKKSGAFVPGIRPGEQTAKYIDKVMTRLTLIGAMYITFICLIPEFMRDAMKVPFYFGGTSLLIVVVVIMDFMAQVQTLMMSSQYESALKKANLKGYNR; encoded by the coding sequence ATGGCTAAGCAACCGGGGTTAGATTTCCAAAGTGCCAAGGGTGGACTAGGCGAACTGAAGCGCAGACTTTTGTTTGTTATCGGTGCGCTGATTGTTTTCCGTATCGGCTCTTTTATTCCGATCCCTGGTATTGATGCCACTGTACTTGCCAAATTGCTCGAACAGCAAAGAGGCACCATCATTGAAATGTTTAACATGTTCTCTGGTGGCGCCCTTAGCCGTGCTTCTATATTTGCTCTGGGGATCATGCCGTACATTTCGGCATCGATCATTATCCAGCTGTTAACGGTGGTTCATCCAGCTTTAGCAGAAATAAAGAAAGAAGGGGAAGCTGGCCGTCGTAAGATTAGTCAGTATACCCGTTACGGTACGCTGGTATTGGCAGTGTTTCAGTCGATTGGTATTGCTACCGGTCTTCCGAACATGCCTGGTATGCAGGGCCTGGTGTTAAATCCAGGCTTTGCGTTCTACTTTACTGCAGTTGTGAGCTTGGTTACCGGGACAATGTTCCTGATGTGGCTGGGTGAGCAGATTACTGAACGAGGTATCGGTAACGGTATTTCAATCATTATCTTTGCAGGTATCGTAGCGGGTCTCCCGCCAGCAGTTGCCCATACTATCGAACAAGCTCGGCAAGGCGACCTGCACTTCCTTCTGTTGCTGTTGGTTGCAGTTTTAGTGTTTGCAGTGACTTTCTTTGTGGTGTTTGTTGAACGTGGTCAACGTCGTATCGTCGTTAACTACGCTAAACGCCAACAAGGTCGTCGTGTCTATGCAGCACAGAGCACGCACTTACCGTTGAAAGTGAACATGGCTGGGGTTATTCCTGCTATCTTTGCTTCCAGCATCATTCTGTTCCCTGCCACAATTGCATCATGGTTTGGGGGCGGGACTGGTTGGAACTGGCTGACTACGATTTCGCTGTATTTGCAGCCTGGACAACCGCTTTATGTGTTACTCTATGCGACTGCAATCATCTTCTTCTGTTTCTTTTATACTGCGTTGGTGTTTAACCCGCGTGAGACAGCAGATAACCTGAAGAAGTCCGGTGCATTTGTACCAGGAATTCGTCCGGGAGAGCAAACGGCGAAGTACATCGATAAAGTAATGACTCGTTTAACCTTAATCGGTGCGATGTATATTACTTTCATCTGCCTTATCCCGGAGTTCATGCGTGACGCGATGAAAGTTCCATTCTACTTTGGTGGTACTTCATTACTCATCGTAGTTGTCGTCATTATGGACTTTATGGCTCAAGTGCAAACTCTGATGATGTCAAGTCAGTACGAGTCTGCATTGAAGAAAGCAAACCTGAAAGGCTATAACCGCTAA
- the rplV gene encoding 50S ribosomal protein L22 has product METIAKHRHARSSAQKVRLVADLIRGKKVSQALETLAYTNKKAAGLVKKVLESAIANAEHNDGADIDDLKVTKIFVDEGPSMKRIMPRAKGRADRILKRTSHITVVVSDR; this is encoded by the coding sequence ATGGAAACTATAGCTAAACATCGCCACGCTCGTTCTTCTGCTCAGAAGGTTCGCCTTGTTGCAGACCTGATCCGCGGTAAGAAAGTGTCGCAAGCTCTGGAAACTTTGGCCTACACCAACAAGAAAGCTGCTGGTCTGGTTAAGAAGGTGCTGGAGTCTGCCATTGCTAACGCAGAACACAACGATGGCGCTGACATCGATGATCTGAAAGTCACGAAGATTTTCGTAGACGAAGGCCCAAGCATGAAGCGCATTATGCCTCGTGCTAAAGGTCGTGCAGATCGCATCCTGAAGCGCACCAGCCACATTACTGTGGTTGTGTCCGATCGCTGA
- the rplE gene encoding 50S ribosomal protein L5, whose translation MAKLHDYYKDDVVKKLMAEFGYNSVMQVPRVEKITLNMGVGEAIADKKLLDNAAADLAAISGQKPLITKARKSVAGFKIRQGYPIGCKVTLRGERMWEFFERLVSIAVPRIRDFRGLSAKSFDGRGNYSMGVREQIIFPEIDYDKVDRVRGLDITITTTAKSDDEGRALLTAFNFPFRK comes from the coding sequence ATGGCGAAACTGCATGATTACTACAAAGACGATGTCGTAAAAAAACTCATGGCTGAGTTTGGTTACAATTCTGTCATGCAAGTCCCTCGGGTCGAGAAGATCACCCTGAACATGGGTGTTGGTGAAGCGATCGCTGACAAGAAACTGCTGGATAACGCAGCAGCTGACCTGGCAGCAATCTCCGGTCAAAAACCGTTGATCACCAAAGCACGCAAATCAGTTGCAGGCTTCAAAATCCGTCAGGGCTATCCGATCGGCTGTAAAGTAACCCTCCGCGGCGAACGCATGTGGGAGTTCTTTGAGCGTCTGGTCTCCATTGCTGTACCACGTATTCGTGACTTCCGCGGCTTGTCTGCTAAGTCTTTCGATGGTCGTGGTAACTACAGCATGGGCGTGCGTGAACAGATCATCTTCCCGGAAATCGATTATGATAAAGTCGATCGCGTTCGTGGTTTAGATATTACTATCACCACTACTGCGAAATCCGATGATGAAGGCCGTGCATTGCTGACAGCCTTTAACTTCCCGTTCCGCAAGTAA
- the rpsH gene encoding 30S ribosomal protein S8, with amino-acid sequence MSMQDPIADMLTRIRNGQAANKVAVTMPSSKLKVAIANVLKEEGYIEEFKIEGDAKPELELVLKYFQGKAVVESIQRISRPGLRIYKKKDELPKVMAGMGIAVISTSKGVMTDRSARQAGLGGEIICYVA; translated from the coding sequence ATGAGCATGCAAGATCCGATCGCGGATATGCTGACCCGTATCCGTAACGGTCAAGCCGCGAACAAAGTTGCGGTCACCATGCCTTCCTCCAAGCTGAAAGTGGCTATTGCCAACGTGCTGAAGGAAGAAGGCTATATTGAAGAATTTAAAATCGAAGGCGACGCCAAACCTGAACTGGAATTAGTACTGAAGTACTTCCAGGGCAAGGCTGTGGTAGAAAGCATTCAACGTATCAGCCGTCCAGGTCTGCGCATCTACAAGAAAAAAGATGAGCTGCCAAAAGTTATGGCCGGTATGGGTATCGCTGTTATTTCTACCTCTAAAGGTGTTATGACTGATCGTTCAGCTCGCCAGGCTGGTCTTGGTGGCGAGATTATCTGCTACGTAGCTTAA
- the rplF gene encoding 50S ribosomal protein L6, producing MSRVAKAPVVIPAGVEVKLNGQVISIKGKNGELSRTIHDAVVVKQEENTLTFGPNEGFVDGWAQAGTTRALLNSMVIGVTDGFTKKLQLVGVGYRAAVKGNVVNLALGFSHPVDHQLPEGVTAECPTQTEIVLKGADKQVIGQVAADLRAYRRPEPYKGKGVRYADEVVRTKEAKKK from the coding sequence ATGTCTCGTGTTGCAAAAGCACCCGTCGTCATTCCTGCCGGCGTAGAGGTAAAACTCAACGGTCAGGTTATTTCGATTAAGGGTAAAAACGGCGAGCTGTCACGTACTATCCATGACGCCGTTGTTGTTAAACAGGAAGAAAATACACTGACTTTCGGTCCAAACGAAGGTTTTGTAGACGGATGGGCCCAAGCGGGTACTACTCGTGCACTGTTGAACTCAATGGTTATAGGTGTTACCGACGGCTTCACTAAAAAGCTTCAATTGGTAGGTGTTGGTTATCGTGCTGCTGTTAAAGGCAACGTGGTGAATTTAGCCTTAGGCTTCTCTCACCCGGTCGATCACCAATTGCCGGAAGGCGTTACTGCAGAATGCCCGACCCAGACTGAAATCGTGCTGAAAGGCGCTGATAAGCAAGTCATTGGTCAGGTTGCTGCAGATTTACGTGCCTACCGTCGTCCTGAGCCTTATAAAGGCAAGGGTGTCCGTTACGCCGACGAAGTCGTGCGTACCAAAGAGGCTAAGAAGAAGTAA
- the rpsQ gene encoding 30S ribosomal protein S17, which produces MTDKIRTLQGRVISDKMEKSIVVAIERVVKHPIYGKFIKRTTKLHVHDENNECGIGDVVEISECRPLSKTKSWTLVRVVEKAIL; this is translated from the coding sequence ATGACTGATAAGATCCGTACTCTGCAGGGTCGTGTAATCAGTGACAAAATGGAGAAATCCATCGTTGTTGCGATTGAACGTGTGGTGAAGCACCCAATTTACGGGAAATTCATCAAGCGTACGACTAAATTGCACGTACATGACGAGAACAATGAATGTGGTATCGGCGACGTTGTAGAAATCAGCGAATGCCGTCCACTTTCCAAGACTAAGTCCTGGACCTTGGTTCGCGTTGTAGAGAAAGCGATTCTGTAA